The proteins below are encoded in one region of Methanosarcinales archaeon:
- the ftsY gene encoding signal recognition particle-docking protein FtsY gives MFNSLKQKLSGFKNSFGSVLEKEAEKSSKEIEIEKSGEEGTGKKPVRTSVGIGQKAKALLLNREFIIDEKSLEDPLWELEMALLESDVALPVTESIVESVKSELVGSSHKIGENKGKIVEQALRNSIFTVLNVSDLDFDDFIKTSHKPITIAFVGVNGTGKTTSVAKIAKYLNNHGYSVVIAAADTFRAGAIDQLQRHADNLGVKIIKHQESGDPAAVVYDAVEYAKARKKDVVLADTAGRMHTNINLMDQLKKICRVTPPDLVIFVDEAIAGNDAVERANLFNEAVPFSGSILTKADADSKGGAAISIAHTTGKPILFLGVGQEYEDIVKFDAHWLIDRLFE, from the coding sequence ATGTTCAATAGTCTAAAACAAAAACTTAGCGGATTTAAAAATTCCTTTGGCAGTGTCCTGGAAAAAGAAGCCGAAAAGTCATCCAAAGAGATTGAAATCGAAAAGTCCGGGGAAGAAGGAACAGGGAAAAAGCCAGTCCGTACATCTGTAGGGATCGGCCAAAAAGCCAAAGCACTGCTATTAAACCGCGAATTCATAATTGATGAGAAATCGCTTGAAGACCCTTTGTGGGAACTGGAAATGGCCCTGCTAGAAAGTGATGTGGCCCTACCTGTCACAGAATCGATAGTCGAATCTGTGAAATCAGAACTGGTAGGCAGCAGCCATAAGATAGGGGAGAACAAGGGAAAGATCGTTGAACAGGCTCTTCGCAATTCAATATTTACTGTGTTGAATGTGAGCGATCTTGATTTTGATGATTTTATCAAAACATCCCACAAACCTATCACAATTGCATTTGTAGGCGTTAATGGCACTGGAAAGACAACCTCAGTTGCCAAGATCGCAAAATATTTGAACAACCACGGATACTCGGTCGTTATAGCGGCGGCAGATACATTTAGGGCCGGTGCTATCGACCAGCTCCAGCGTCATGCCGATAACCTGGGTGTAAAGATCATTAAACATCAGGAAAGCGGAGACCCGGCTGCAGTAGTATATGATGCTGTGGAATATGCCAAAGCTCGTAAAAAGGATGTAGTACTGGCAGATACAGCTGGCAGGATGCACACAAACATCAACCTGATGGACCAGCTAAAAAAGATCTGCAGGGTAACTCCACCTGATCTGGTTATATTCGTGGATGAAGCCATAGCAGGTAATGATGCAGTAGAAAGGGCCAACCTTTTCAATGAAGCTGTACCTTTTAGCGGAAGCATTCTTACAAAGGCAGATGCCGATTCCAAAGGTGGTGCAGCTATTTCAATAGCTCATACTACCGGTAAACCAATTCTGTTTTTAGGTGTTGGACAGGAATATGAAGATATAGTGAAATTCGATGCCCATTGGCTTATTGACAGGTTGTTTGAATAA